A stretch of Corvus hawaiiensis isolate bCorHaw1 chromosome 8, bCorHaw1.pri.cur, whole genome shotgun sequence DNA encodes these proteins:
- the RBM20 gene encoding RNA-binding protein 20 isoform X4, whose translation MIAAATGSAAKLLEKSPFSVGAPSPLLPSPASLQLAQLQAQLTLHRLKLAQTAVTNNPAAATVLNQVLSKVAMSQPLFNQLRHPTVMNAPQGHAAGPPQGPGIAGTRFPSGGIAFPAQSPALAAPGGGLGAVQAQAPNAIVVNPFGNVMAPTSGQQPVVVGLNKADASTSTAAGGFYEYNKQNAVTASSQAFASEGEQSSQQGFLAGGTHTATSAAGPRYESHFGAPGQVQHEAAAAFPKESYGAAAQHGAARAFPSDPHTGSHPKGDPGPVLHGSSTSNQWENIPNFPSQNKSDLMPGDSLWPSASQQQYEIRNELYNPEEPTPDTKFSTAAPPAFGRLNHSAQSFGSPCLRQKEERSGGTPDLPTRSLLPHQLGDLRGVAPLHFPHVCALCDKKIFDLKDWDQHIKGSLHIQKCMAFSDNTGIRCMLSSADGTLHLSANNAAVFNPSSIEDYPSNVGTSFIATPARSFGQPGPTFSSPPSGFPQRKSTLGRVVHICNLPEGSCTENDVINLGLPFGKVTNYILMKSTNQAFLEMAYSEAAQAMVQYYKEKPAMINDDKLLIRMSKRYKELQLKKPGKNVAAIIQDIHSQRERDLLREVDSRYGTDRPRSRSPISRSLSPRSHTPSFTSGSSPHSPLGTSRTDWGNGREAWDQSPYSRREEERDSREWRENGDEKRDRTDTWVHERKHYSRQLDKFDLDERLEGGRGHREKYLRTGSPGSLHPLSGYKNREDDYYRKSSKSKSDKFQRQLQDLPGRSKRKEEAKLRERRHSYSEDTAREEAAEQKHGKVSEGSRQKQSDKNKVKKAEKDQEDATAEGSDVKETKPPEDEDRDWESGSEIEGETWYPANMEELVTVDEVGEDDLIMEPDITELEEIVPLDQKNKAASEMCPCMSAVLELKNDHGHLTRSEDKFAHKALETNFKTAKGSAASSGCQEDDEDDDNDDAVTEASSLNLDPEDKPEELKEDQSAKESDCQQKEGKIDKSSDTRLEPEDRHIPSVHLKEEILQLPDTFIDDYKQMGSQGAESREVTEMLLKNASEETRHGSQECPEAKANSRYLEMRSLEYPEVESKQKPSAPGWEQEDVFTELSIPLGVEFVVPRTGFYCKLCGLFYTNEETAKTSHCRSTVHYKNLQKYLSQLAEESLKMKEEGSPLPQDDTGIVPHFAKKKL comes from the exons ATGATAGCAGCAGCTACGGGAAG TGCTGCCAAGCTCCTGGAGAAGAGTCCGTTCTCTGTCGGTGCCCCAAGCCCCCTGCTCCCCTCGCCGGCGAGCCTGCAGCTGGCGCAGCTCCAGGCGCAGCTCACGCTCCATAGGCTGAAGTTGGCTCAGACCGCCGTCACCAACAACCCGGCCGCCGCCACCGTCCTCAACCAGGTGCTCTCCAAAGTGGCCATGTCCCAGCCGCTCTTCAACCAGCTGAGGCACCCCACGGTGATGAACGCGCCGCAGGGCCACGCCGCCGGCCCGCCCCAGGGGCCCGGCATTGCCGGCACCAGGTTCCCCTCCGGCGGCATTGCCTTTCCTGCCCAGAGCCCGGCCTTAGCCGCCCCGGGGGGAGGTCTGGGAGCCGTCCAAGCCCAGGCTCCCAATGCAATTGTCGTGAATCCCTTTGGAAATGTCATGGCTCCGACCTCCGGCCAGCAACCCGTGGTGGTGGGTCTCAACAAGGCAGATGCTTCCACATCTACTGCTGCAGGGGGCTTTTATGAGTACAACAAGCAAAACGCCGTCACTGCCTCCTCTCAGGCGTTCGCCTCTGAGGGGGAACAGTCCAGCCAGCAAGGCTTCCTCGCTGGTGGCACCCATACTGCCACCTCAGCTGCAGGGCCGCGCTACGAGAGTCACTTCGGGGCTCCCGGCCAGGTGCAGCATGAGGCGGCAGCGGCATTTCCCAAGGAGTCCTACGGGGCGGCGGCACAGCATGGGGCGGCACGGGCCTTCCCTAGCGACCCACACACAGGCTCCCATCCGAAAGGAGATCCCGGACCTGTCCTGCATGGCAGCAGTACAAGCAACCAGTGGGAAAATATCCCTAATTTCCCCAGCCAAAACAAGTCTGACCTCATGCCCGGCGACAGCCTGTGGCCGTCAGCGAGTCAGCAGCAGTATGAAATAAGAAACGAGCTGTACAACCCCGAAGAGCCGACACCTGACACAAAGTTCAGCACGGCCGCCCCCCCCGCCTTCGGCCGCCTCAACCACAGCGCACAGAGCTTCGGCAGCCCTTGCCTGAGGCAGAAGGAGGAGCGCAGTGGCGGCACGCCCGATCTGCCCACCCGCTCCCTGCTGCCGCACCAGCTAGGCGACCTCCGCGGCGTGGcccctctccacttcccccACGTCTGCGCCCTGTGCGACAAGAAGATCTTCGATCTGAAG GACTGGGATCAGCACATTAAGGGAAGTCTTCACATCCAAAAATGTATGGCTTTTTCAGATAA cactggTATCCGGTGTATGTTAAGCTCAGCAGATGGAACATTGCATTTATCAGCAAATAATGCAGCAGTTTTCAATCCATCTAGTATCGAAG ATTATCCATCAAATGTTGGCACATCTTTTATCGCTACACCAGCAAGATCCTTTGGCCAGCCAGGTCctacattttcttctcctccatCAGGG tttccccAGAGGAAATCTACACTGGGTCGAGTTGTTCACATTTGCAATCTCCCCGAGGGAAGCTGCACAGAGAATGATGTCATTAACCTGGGCCTCCCATTTGGAAAGGTCACCAACTATATCCTCATGAAATCTACTAATCAG GCCTTTCTGGAAATGGCTTACAGTGAAGCAGCCCAAGCCATGGTACAGTACTACAAAGAAAAACCTGCTATGATAAATGATGACAAGTTACTTATTAGGATGTCTAAAAGATACAAGGAATTGCAGCTGAAG aaACCAGGTAAGAATGTGGCTGCTATAATCCAGGACATCCACTCACAAAGAGAGAGGGACCTGCTGCGTGAAGTGGACAG CAGGTATGGCACGGACAGGCCCCGCTCCCGCAGCCCCATAAGCCGCTCACTGTCACCTCGATCCCACACGCCCAGCTTCACTTCCGGCAGTTCACCCCACAGCCCGCTGGGGACCAGCAGGACCGACTGGGGAAACGGGAGAGAGGCTTGGGATCAGTCCCCCTATTCTCGACGGGAAGAGGAAAGAGATAGCAGAGAATGGCGAGAGAATGGGGATGAGAAGAGGGACAGGACTGACACGTGGGTACACGAGAGGAAACATTATTCCCGACAACTGGACAAGTTTGATTTGGATGAAAGGCTTGAAGGAGGCAGAGGACACCGAGAAAAATACTTAAGGACTGGTTCCCCTGGGTCTCTTCACCCTTTATCTGGCTACAAGAACAGGGAAGATGACTATTACCGAAAATCCTCTAAGTCAAAATCTGACAAGtttcagaggcagctgcaggatttACCTGGGAGATctaagagaaaggaagaggcaaAGTTAAGGGAACGCAGGCATTCTTACAGCGAGGACACTGccagggaggaggcagctgaACAGAAGCACGGCAAAGTATCTGAAGGCTCCAGGCAAAAACAAAGTGATAAGAATAAAgtgaagaaagctgaaaaagacCAAGAAGATGCTACTGCTGAAGGCAGTGATGTGAAGGAAACCAAACCTCCTGAGGACGAG GACCGAGACTGGGAGAGTGGAAGTGAAATAGAAGGTGAGACCTGGTATCCTGCTAACATGGAGGAATTAGTGACAGTAGATGAAGTGGGAGAAGATGATTTAATTATGGAGCCTGATATAACAGAGCTTGAAGAAATAGTCCCACTTgatcagaaaaataaagctgcttCAGAAATGTGTCCCTGTATGTCAGCTGTGTTAGAACTGAAAAATGATCACGGCCACTTAACCAGGAGTGAAGACAAATTTGCCCATAAAGCTTTAGAAACAAacttcaaaacagcaaaggGCAGTGCAGCTTCTAGTGGCTGTCAGGAAGATGATGAGGACGATGATAACGATGATGCTGTAACTGAAGCATCAAGCCTAAATCTGGACCCTGAAGACAAGCCAGAGGAATTGAAAGAAGACCAATCTGCTAAGGAGTCTGATTGccagcagaaggaaggaaaaattgaTAAGAGCTCTGACACTCGTTTAGAGCCTGAAGATCGCCATATACCTTCTGTTCATCTGAAAGAAGAGATTCTCCAGCTCCCTGATACATTTATAGATGATTACAAACAGATGGGatcacaaggagctgagagcagagaagTAACGGAAATGCTCCTTAAAAACGCTAGTGAAGAAACAAGACATGGAAGCCAAGAGTGTCCAGAGGCCAAGG
- the RBM20 gene encoding RNA-binding protein 20 isoform X1 yields MIAAATGSAAKLLEKSPFSVGAPSPLLPSPASLQLAQLQAQLTLHRLKLAQTAVTNNPAAATVLNQVLSKVAMSQPLFNQLRHPTVMNAPQGHAAGPPQGPGIAGTRFPSGGIAFPAQSPALAAPGGGLGAVQAQAPNAIVVNPFGNVMAPTSGQQPVVVGLNKADASTSTAAGGFYEYNKQNAVTASSQAFASEGEQSSQQGFLAGGTHTATSAAGPRYESHFGAPGQVQHEAAAAFPKESYGAAAQHGAARAFPSDPHTGSHPKGDPGPVLHGSSTSNQWENIPNFPSQNKSDLMPGDSLWPSASQQQYEIRNELYNPEEPTPDTKFSTAAPPAFGRLNHSAQSFGSPCLRQKEERSGGTPDLPTRSLLPHQLGDLRGVAPLHFPHVCALCDKKIFDLKDWDQHIKGSLHIQKCMAFSDNTGIRCMLSSADGTLHLSANNAAVFNPSSIEDYPSNVGTSFIATPARSFGQPGPTFSSPPSGFPQRKSTLGRVVHICNLPEGSCTENDVINLGLPFGKVTNYILMKSTNQAFLEMAYSEAAQAMVQYYKEKPAMINDDKLLIRMSKRYKELQLKKPGKNVAAIIQDIHSQRERDLLREVDSRYGTDRPRSRSPISRSLSPRSHTPSFTSGSSPHSPLGTSRTDWGNGREAWDQSPYSRREEERDSREWRENGDEKRDRTDTWVHERKHYSRQLDKFDLDERLEGGRGHREKYLRTGSPGSLHPLSGYKNREDDYYRKSSKSKSDKFQRQLQDLPGRSKRKEEAKLRERRHSYSEDTAREEAAEQKHGKVSEGSRQKQSDKNKVKKAEKDQEDATAEGSDVKETKPPEDELEKEQQVPEKSSPSDNKHGKESGEILENTRKEKDRDWESGSEIEGETWYPANMEELVTVDEVGEDDLIMEPDITELEEIVPLDQKNKAASEMCPCMSAVLELKNDHGHLTRSEDKFAHKALETNFKTAKGSAASSGCQEDDEDDDNDDAVTEASSLNLDPEDKPEELKEDQSAKESDCQQKEGKIDKSSDTRLEPEDRHIPSVHLKEEILQLPDTFIDDYKQMGSQGAESREVTEMLLKNASEETRHGSQECPEAKANSRYLEMRSLEYPEVESKQKPSAPGWEQEDVFTELSIPLGVEFVVPRTGFYCKLCGLFYTNEETAKTSHCRSTVHYKNLQKYLSQLAEESLKMKEEGSPLPQDDTGIVPHFAKKKL; encoded by the exons ATGATAGCAGCAGCTACGGGAAG TGCTGCCAAGCTCCTGGAGAAGAGTCCGTTCTCTGTCGGTGCCCCAAGCCCCCTGCTCCCCTCGCCGGCGAGCCTGCAGCTGGCGCAGCTCCAGGCGCAGCTCACGCTCCATAGGCTGAAGTTGGCTCAGACCGCCGTCACCAACAACCCGGCCGCCGCCACCGTCCTCAACCAGGTGCTCTCCAAAGTGGCCATGTCCCAGCCGCTCTTCAACCAGCTGAGGCACCCCACGGTGATGAACGCGCCGCAGGGCCACGCCGCCGGCCCGCCCCAGGGGCCCGGCATTGCCGGCACCAGGTTCCCCTCCGGCGGCATTGCCTTTCCTGCCCAGAGCCCGGCCTTAGCCGCCCCGGGGGGAGGTCTGGGAGCCGTCCAAGCCCAGGCTCCCAATGCAATTGTCGTGAATCCCTTTGGAAATGTCATGGCTCCGACCTCCGGCCAGCAACCCGTGGTGGTGGGTCTCAACAAGGCAGATGCTTCCACATCTACTGCTGCAGGGGGCTTTTATGAGTACAACAAGCAAAACGCCGTCACTGCCTCCTCTCAGGCGTTCGCCTCTGAGGGGGAACAGTCCAGCCAGCAAGGCTTCCTCGCTGGTGGCACCCATACTGCCACCTCAGCTGCAGGGCCGCGCTACGAGAGTCACTTCGGGGCTCCCGGCCAGGTGCAGCATGAGGCGGCAGCGGCATTTCCCAAGGAGTCCTACGGGGCGGCGGCACAGCATGGGGCGGCACGGGCCTTCCCTAGCGACCCACACACAGGCTCCCATCCGAAAGGAGATCCCGGACCTGTCCTGCATGGCAGCAGTACAAGCAACCAGTGGGAAAATATCCCTAATTTCCCCAGCCAAAACAAGTCTGACCTCATGCCCGGCGACAGCCTGTGGCCGTCAGCGAGTCAGCAGCAGTATGAAATAAGAAACGAGCTGTACAACCCCGAAGAGCCGACACCTGACACAAAGTTCAGCACGGCCGCCCCCCCCGCCTTCGGCCGCCTCAACCACAGCGCACAGAGCTTCGGCAGCCCTTGCCTGAGGCAGAAGGAGGAGCGCAGTGGCGGCACGCCCGATCTGCCCACCCGCTCCCTGCTGCCGCACCAGCTAGGCGACCTCCGCGGCGTGGcccctctccacttcccccACGTCTGCGCCCTGTGCGACAAGAAGATCTTCGATCTGAAG GACTGGGATCAGCACATTAAGGGAAGTCTTCACATCCAAAAATGTATGGCTTTTTCAGATAA cactggTATCCGGTGTATGTTAAGCTCAGCAGATGGAACATTGCATTTATCAGCAAATAATGCAGCAGTTTTCAATCCATCTAGTATCGAAG ATTATCCATCAAATGTTGGCACATCTTTTATCGCTACACCAGCAAGATCCTTTGGCCAGCCAGGTCctacattttcttctcctccatCAGGG tttccccAGAGGAAATCTACACTGGGTCGAGTTGTTCACATTTGCAATCTCCCCGAGGGAAGCTGCACAGAGAATGATGTCATTAACCTGGGCCTCCCATTTGGAAAGGTCACCAACTATATCCTCATGAAATCTACTAATCAG GCCTTTCTGGAAATGGCTTACAGTGAAGCAGCCCAAGCCATGGTACAGTACTACAAAGAAAAACCTGCTATGATAAATGATGACAAGTTACTTATTAGGATGTCTAAAAGATACAAGGAATTGCAGCTGAAG aaACCAGGTAAGAATGTGGCTGCTATAATCCAGGACATCCACTCACAAAGAGAGAGGGACCTGCTGCGTGAAGTGGACAG CAGGTATGGCACGGACAGGCCCCGCTCCCGCAGCCCCATAAGCCGCTCACTGTCACCTCGATCCCACACGCCCAGCTTCACTTCCGGCAGTTCACCCCACAGCCCGCTGGGGACCAGCAGGACCGACTGGGGAAACGGGAGAGAGGCTTGGGATCAGTCCCCCTATTCTCGACGGGAAGAGGAAAGAGATAGCAGAGAATGGCGAGAGAATGGGGATGAGAAGAGGGACAGGACTGACACGTGGGTACACGAGAGGAAACATTATTCCCGACAACTGGACAAGTTTGATTTGGATGAAAGGCTTGAAGGAGGCAGAGGACACCGAGAAAAATACTTAAGGACTGGTTCCCCTGGGTCTCTTCACCCTTTATCTGGCTACAAGAACAGGGAAGATGACTATTACCGAAAATCCTCTAAGTCAAAATCTGACAAGtttcagaggcagctgcaggatttACCTGGGAGATctaagagaaaggaagaggcaaAGTTAAGGGAACGCAGGCATTCTTACAGCGAGGACACTGccagggaggaggcagctgaACAGAAGCACGGCAAAGTATCTGAAGGCTCCAGGCAAAAACAAAGTGATAAGAATAAAgtgaagaaagctgaaaaagacCAAGAAGATGCTACTGCTGAAGGCAGTGATGTGAAGGAAACCAAACCTCCTGAGGACGAG ctTGAAAAAGAGCAGCAAGTTCCAGAGAAGAGCTCACCTTCAGATAATAAGCACGGAAAAGAATCCGGAGAGATTCTGGAAAacacaaggaaggagaag GACCGAGACTGGGAGAGTGGAAGTGAAATAGAAGGTGAGACCTGGTATCCTGCTAACATGGAGGAATTAGTGACAGTAGATGAAGTGGGAGAAGATGATTTAATTATGGAGCCTGATATAACAGAGCTTGAAGAAATAGTCCCACTTgatcagaaaaataaagctgcttCAGAAATGTGTCCCTGTATGTCAGCTGTGTTAGAACTGAAAAATGATCACGGCCACTTAACCAGGAGTGAAGACAAATTTGCCCATAAAGCTTTAGAAACAAacttcaaaacagcaaaggGCAGTGCAGCTTCTAGTGGCTGTCAGGAAGATGATGAGGACGATGATAACGATGATGCTGTAACTGAAGCATCAAGCCTAAATCTGGACCCTGAAGACAAGCCAGAGGAATTGAAAGAAGACCAATCTGCTAAGGAGTCTGATTGccagcagaaggaaggaaaaattgaTAAGAGCTCTGACACTCGTTTAGAGCCTGAAGATCGCCATATACCTTCTGTTCATCTGAAAGAAGAGATTCTCCAGCTCCCTGATACATTTATAGATGATTACAAACAGATGGGatcacaaggagctgagagcagagaagTAACGGAAATGCTCCTTAAAAACGCTAGTGAAGAAACAAGACATGGAAGCCAAGAGTGTCCAGAGGCCAAGG
- the RBM20 gene encoding RNA-binding protein 20 isoform X2 gives MIAAATGSAAKLLEKSPFSVGAPSPLLPSPASLQLAQLQAQLTLHRLKLAQTAVTNNPAAATVLNQVLSKVAMSQPLFNQLRHPTVMNAPQGHAAGPPQGPGIAGTRFPSGGIAFPAQSPALAAPGGGLGAVQAQAPNAIVVNPFGNVMAPTSGQQPVVVGLNKADASTSTAAGGFYEYNKQNAVTASSQAFASEGEQSSQQGFLAGGTHTATSAAGPRYESHFGAPGQVQHEAAAAFPKESYGAAAQHGAARAFPSDPHTGSHPKGDPGPVLHGSSTSNQWENIPNFPSQNKSDLMPGDSLWPSASQQQYEIRNELYNPEEPTPDTKFSTAAPPAFGRLNHSAQSFGSPCLRQKEERSGGTPDLPTRSLLPHQLGDLRGVAPLHFPHVCALCDKKIFDLKDWDQHIKGSLHIQKCMAFSDNTGIRCMLSSADGTLHLSANNAAVFNPSSIEDYPSNVGTSFIATPARSFGQPGPTFSSPPSGFPQRKSTLGRVVHICNLPEGSCTENDVINLGLPFGKVTNYILMKSTNQAFLEMAYSEAAQAMVQYYKEKPAMINDDKLLIRMSKRYKELQLKKPGKNVAAIIQDIHSQRERDLLREVDRYGTDRPRSRSPISRSLSPRSHTPSFTSGSSPHSPLGTSRTDWGNGREAWDQSPYSRREEERDSREWRENGDEKRDRTDTWVHERKHYSRQLDKFDLDERLEGGRGHREKYLRTGSPGSLHPLSGYKNREDDYYRKSSKSKSDKFQRQLQDLPGRSKRKEEAKLRERRHSYSEDTAREEAAEQKHGKVSEGSRQKQSDKNKVKKAEKDQEDATAEGSDVKETKPPEDELEKEQQVPEKSSPSDNKHGKESGEILENTRKEKDRDWESGSEIEGETWYPANMEELVTVDEVGEDDLIMEPDITELEEIVPLDQKNKAASEMCPCMSAVLELKNDHGHLTRSEDKFAHKALETNFKTAKGSAASSGCQEDDEDDDNDDAVTEASSLNLDPEDKPEELKEDQSAKESDCQQKEGKIDKSSDTRLEPEDRHIPSVHLKEEILQLPDTFIDDYKQMGSQGAESREVTEMLLKNASEETRHGSQECPEAKANSRYLEMRSLEYPEVESKQKPSAPGWEQEDVFTELSIPLGVEFVVPRTGFYCKLCGLFYTNEETAKTSHCRSTVHYKNLQKYLSQLAEESLKMKEEGSPLPQDDTGIVPHFAKKKL, from the exons ATGATAGCAGCAGCTACGGGAAG TGCTGCCAAGCTCCTGGAGAAGAGTCCGTTCTCTGTCGGTGCCCCAAGCCCCCTGCTCCCCTCGCCGGCGAGCCTGCAGCTGGCGCAGCTCCAGGCGCAGCTCACGCTCCATAGGCTGAAGTTGGCTCAGACCGCCGTCACCAACAACCCGGCCGCCGCCACCGTCCTCAACCAGGTGCTCTCCAAAGTGGCCATGTCCCAGCCGCTCTTCAACCAGCTGAGGCACCCCACGGTGATGAACGCGCCGCAGGGCCACGCCGCCGGCCCGCCCCAGGGGCCCGGCATTGCCGGCACCAGGTTCCCCTCCGGCGGCATTGCCTTTCCTGCCCAGAGCCCGGCCTTAGCCGCCCCGGGGGGAGGTCTGGGAGCCGTCCAAGCCCAGGCTCCCAATGCAATTGTCGTGAATCCCTTTGGAAATGTCATGGCTCCGACCTCCGGCCAGCAACCCGTGGTGGTGGGTCTCAACAAGGCAGATGCTTCCACATCTACTGCTGCAGGGGGCTTTTATGAGTACAACAAGCAAAACGCCGTCACTGCCTCCTCTCAGGCGTTCGCCTCTGAGGGGGAACAGTCCAGCCAGCAAGGCTTCCTCGCTGGTGGCACCCATACTGCCACCTCAGCTGCAGGGCCGCGCTACGAGAGTCACTTCGGGGCTCCCGGCCAGGTGCAGCATGAGGCGGCAGCGGCATTTCCCAAGGAGTCCTACGGGGCGGCGGCACAGCATGGGGCGGCACGGGCCTTCCCTAGCGACCCACACACAGGCTCCCATCCGAAAGGAGATCCCGGACCTGTCCTGCATGGCAGCAGTACAAGCAACCAGTGGGAAAATATCCCTAATTTCCCCAGCCAAAACAAGTCTGACCTCATGCCCGGCGACAGCCTGTGGCCGTCAGCGAGTCAGCAGCAGTATGAAATAAGAAACGAGCTGTACAACCCCGAAGAGCCGACACCTGACACAAAGTTCAGCACGGCCGCCCCCCCCGCCTTCGGCCGCCTCAACCACAGCGCACAGAGCTTCGGCAGCCCTTGCCTGAGGCAGAAGGAGGAGCGCAGTGGCGGCACGCCCGATCTGCCCACCCGCTCCCTGCTGCCGCACCAGCTAGGCGACCTCCGCGGCGTGGcccctctccacttcccccACGTCTGCGCCCTGTGCGACAAGAAGATCTTCGATCTGAAG GACTGGGATCAGCACATTAAGGGAAGTCTTCACATCCAAAAATGTATGGCTTTTTCAGATAA cactggTATCCGGTGTATGTTAAGCTCAGCAGATGGAACATTGCATTTATCAGCAAATAATGCAGCAGTTTTCAATCCATCTAGTATCGAAG ATTATCCATCAAATGTTGGCACATCTTTTATCGCTACACCAGCAAGATCCTTTGGCCAGCCAGGTCctacattttcttctcctccatCAGGG tttccccAGAGGAAATCTACACTGGGTCGAGTTGTTCACATTTGCAATCTCCCCGAGGGAAGCTGCACAGAGAATGATGTCATTAACCTGGGCCTCCCATTTGGAAAGGTCACCAACTATATCCTCATGAAATCTACTAATCAG GCCTTTCTGGAAATGGCTTACAGTGAAGCAGCCCAAGCCATGGTACAGTACTACAAAGAAAAACCTGCTATGATAAATGATGACAAGTTACTTATTAGGATGTCTAAAAGATACAAGGAATTGCAGCTGAAG aaACCAGGTAAGAATGTGGCTGCTATAATCCAGGACATCCACTCACAAAGAGAGAGGGACCTGCTGCGTGAAGTGGACAG GTATGGCACGGACAGGCCCCGCTCCCGCAGCCCCATAAGCCGCTCACTGTCACCTCGATCCCACACGCCCAGCTTCACTTCCGGCAGTTCACCCCACAGCCCGCTGGGGACCAGCAGGACCGACTGGGGAAACGGGAGAGAGGCTTGGGATCAGTCCCCCTATTCTCGACGGGAAGAGGAAAGAGATAGCAGAGAATGGCGAGAGAATGGGGATGAGAAGAGGGACAGGACTGACACGTGGGTACACGAGAGGAAACATTATTCCCGACAACTGGACAAGTTTGATTTGGATGAAAGGCTTGAAGGAGGCAGAGGACACCGAGAAAAATACTTAAGGACTGGTTCCCCTGGGTCTCTTCACCCTTTATCTGGCTACAAGAACAGGGAAGATGACTATTACCGAAAATCCTCTAAGTCAAAATCTGACAAGtttcagaggcagctgcaggatttACCTGGGAGATctaagagaaaggaagaggcaaAGTTAAGGGAACGCAGGCATTCTTACAGCGAGGACACTGccagggaggaggcagctgaACAGAAGCACGGCAAAGTATCTGAAGGCTCCAGGCAAAAACAAAGTGATAAGAATAAAgtgaagaaagctgaaaaagacCAAGAAGATGCTACTGCTGAAGGCAGTGATGTGAAGGAAACCAAACCTCCTGAGGACGAG ctTGAAAAAGAGCAGCAAGTTCCAGAGAAGAGCTCACCTTCAGATAATAAGCACGGAAAAGAATCCGGAGAGATTCTGGAAAacacaaggaaggagaag GACCGAGACTGGGAGAGTGGAAGTGAAATAGAAGGTGAGACCTGGTATCCTGCTAACATGGAGGAATTAGTGACAGTAGATGAAGTGGGAGAAGATGATTTAATTATGGAGCCTGATATAACAGAGCTTGAAGAAATAGTCCCACTTgatcagaaaaataaagctgcttCAGAAATGTGTCCCTGTATGTCAGCTGTGTTAGAACTGAAAAATGATCACGGCCACTTAACCAGGAGTGAAGACAAATTTGCCCATAAAGCTTTAGAAACAAacttcaaaacagcaaaggGCAGTGCAGCTTCTAGTGGCTGTCAGGAAGATGATGAGGACGATGATAACGATGATGCTGTAACTGAAGCATCAAGCCTAAATCTGGACCCTGAAGACAAGCCAGAGGAATTGAAAGAAGACCAATCTGCTAAGGAGTCTGATTGccagcagaaggaaggaaaaattgaTAAGAGCTCTGACACTCGTTTAGAGCCTGAAGATCGCCATATACCTTCTGTTCATCTGAAAGAAGAGATTCTCCAGCTCCCTGATACATTTATAGATGATTACAAACAGATGGGatcacaaggagctgagagcagagaagTAACGGAAATGCTCCTTAAAAACGCTAGTGAAGAAACAAGACATGGAAGCCAAGAGTGTCCAGAGGCCAAGG